From Orcinus orca chromosome 3, mOrcOrc1.1, whole genome shotgun sequence, a single genomic window includes:
- the BTNL9 gene encoding butyrophilin-like protein 9 isoform X1, translated as MDFPVSLDSCQRVRLPSSLSFLTHLLLLLQPGEMHSEEFRVVGHGEPILAHVGDEVEFSCHLSPYRDAEHMEIRWFRSRTSDVVHLYRERQEFYGQQMAQFQNRTELVTDEIADGSVTLRLHPVVPADEGPYGCRFLSSDFTGEAVWELEVAGLGSDPHISLEGFKQGGIQLRCSSSGWYPKPQSQWTDHQGRCLPPETEVIVKDAQGLFSLETSVVVQGGAHSNVSCSIQNPLLGQKKEFVVQIADVFLPGTSPWKRAFLGTLVGPLLVLALLPTLALYFFRRQRRSREKLKKQAEKDKGKLTEELGKLQVELDWRRAEGQAEWRAAQQHAVDVTLDPGSAHPSLEVSEDGKSVSSHRMAPGSAAGDPQRFSEQMCVLSRERFSTGRHYWEVHVGRRSRWFLGACLAAVPRAGQARLSPAGGYWVMGLWNGCEYFVLDPHRIALTMRVPPRCVGIFLDCEAGKLSFFNVSNGSHIFTFTDTFSGALCAYFRPRAHDGSEHPDPLTICPLPVREKRVPEEEDSDTWLQPYEPSDPALAMW; from the exons ATGGATTTCCCAGTCTCCCTGGACTCCTGCCAGCGAGTACGTCTTCCCAGCAGTCTCTCCTTCCTCActcacctcctcctcctgcttcAGCCCGGGGAGATGCACTCAG AGGAATTCAGGGTGGTAGGCCATGGGGAACCCATTCTGGCACACGTCGGGGATGAGGTGGAATTCTCGTGCCACCTGTCGCCGTACCGGGACGCCGAGCACATGGAGATCCGCTGGTTCCGGAGCCGGACCTCTGACGTGGTGCACCTGTACCGGGAACGGCAGGAGTTCTATGGCCAGCAGATGGCGCAGTTCCAGAACAGGACCGAACTCGTCACGGACGAGATCGCTGATGGCAGCGTGACCCTGAGGCTCCACCCCGTGGTCCCCGCCGACGAGGGTCCATACGGGTGCCGCTTCCTCTCCAGCGACTTCACTGGGGAAGCGGTCTGGGAGCTGGAGGTGGCAG GGCTGGGCTCGGACCCTCACATCTCCCTTGAGGGCTTCAAGCAGGGAGGCATTCAGCTAAGGTGCAGCTCCAGTGGCTGGTACCCCAAGCCACAGTCTCAGTGGACAGACCATCAGGGACGATGCCTGCCTCCAGAGACTGAAGTCATCGTCAAGGATGCCCAAGGCCTGTTCAGTCTGGAAACCTCTGTGGTCGTCCAAGGGGGGGCCCACAGCAATGTGTCCTGCTCCATCCAGAACCCCCTCCTGGGCCAGAAGAAAGAGTTCGTGGTCCAGATAGCAG ACGTATTTTTACCCGGAACCTCTCCCTGGAAGAGAGCTTTCCTCGGGACTCTGGTGGGACCGCTGCTCGTCTTGGCTCTCCTCCCGACGCTGGCGCTGTACTTCTTTCGGAGGCAACGGAGGTCCCGAG AAAAGCTGAAGAAGCAGGCGGAGAAGGACAAAG GGAAACTCACAGAAGAGCTGG GGAAACTTCAAGTGGAGCTGG ACTGGAGAAGGGCTGAAGGCCAGGCTG AGTGGAGAGCAGCCCAACAACATGCAG TGGATGTGACCCTGGATCCTGGCTCCGCCCACCCCAGCCTGGAGGTCTCCGAGGATGGCAAGAGCGTGTCCTCCCACAGGATGGCGCCAGGCTCAGCGGCCGGTGACCCCCAGCGGTTCTCCGAGCAGATGTGCGTTCTAAGCCGGGAGCGCTTCTCCACGGGCCGCCACTACTGGGAGGTGCACGTGGGCCGCCGCAGCCGCTGGTTCCTAGGTGCGTGCCTGGCAGCGGTGCCGCGCGCAGGGCAGGCGCGCCTGAGCCCGGCGGGTGGCTACTGGGTGATGGGGCTGTGGAACGGCTGCGAGTACTTCGTGCTGGACCCGCACCGCATCGCGCTCACCATGCGCGTGCCACCCCGGTGCGTGGGCATCTTTCTGGACTGCGAGGCGGGAAAGCTGTCCTTCTTCAATGTATCCAATGGCTCCCACATCTTCACCTTCACGGACACCTTCTCTGGGGCACTCTGCGCGTATTtcaggcctagagcccatgacgGCAGCGAACACCCAGATCCACTTACCATCTGCCCATTGCCAGTTAGAGAGAAACGCGTCCCCGAAGAGGAGGACAGTGACACCTGGTTACAACCCTATGAGCCCTCGGACCCCGCCCTGGCCATGTGGTGA
- the BTNL9 gene encoding butyrophilin-like protein 9 isoform X2 — MDFPVSLDSCQRVRLPSSLSFLTHLLLLLQPGEMHSEEFRVVGHGEPILAHVGDEVEFSCHLSPYRDAEHMEIRWFRSRTSDVVHLYRERQEFYGQQMAQFQNRTELVTDEIADGSVTLRLHPVVPADEGPYGCRFLSSDFTGEAVWELEVAGLGSDPHISLEGFKQGGIQLRCSSSGWYPKPQSQWTDHQGRCLPPETEVIVKDAQGLFSLETSVVVQGGAHSNVSCSIQNPLLGQKKEFVVQIADVFLPGTSPWKRAFLGTLVGPLLVLALLPTLALYFFRRQRRSREKLKKQAEKDKGKLQVELDWRRAEGQAEWRAAQQHAVDVTLDPGSAHPSLEVSEDGKSVSSHRMAPGSAAGDPQRFSEQMCVLSRERFSTGRHYWEVHVGRRSRWFLGACLAAVPRAGQARLSPAGGYWVMGLWNGCEYFVLDPHRIALTMRVPPRCVGIFLDCEAGKLSFFNVSNGSHIFTFTDTFSGALCAYFRPRAHDGSEHPDPLTICPLPVREKRVPEEEDSDTWLQPYEPSDPALAMW, encoded by the exons ATGGATTTCCCAGTCTCCCTGGACTCCTGCCAGCGAGTACGTCTTCCCAGCAGTCTCTCCTTCCTCActcacctcctcctcctgcttcAGCCCGGGGAGATGCACTCAG AGGAATTCAGGGTGGTAGGCCATGGGGAACCCATTCTGGCACACGTCGGGGATGAGGTGGAATTCTCGTGCCACCTGTCGCCGTACCGGGACGCCGAGCACATGGAGATCCGCTGGTTCCGGAGCCGGACCTCTGACGTGGTGCACCTGTACCGGGAACGGCAGGAGTTCTATGGCCAGCAGATGGCGCAGTTCCAGAACAGGACCGAACTCGTCACGGACGAGATCGCTGATGGCAGCGTGACCCTGAGGCTCCACCCCGTGGTCCCCGCCGACGAGGGTCCATACGGGTGCCGCTTCCTCTCCAGCGACTTCACTGGGGAAGCGGTCTGGGAGCTGGAGGTGGCAG GGCTGGGCTCGGACCCTCACATCTCCCTTGAGGGCTTCAAGCAGGGAGGCATTCAGCTAAGGTGCAGCTCCAGTGGCTGGTACCCCAAGCCACAGTCTCAGTGGACAGACCATCAGGGACGATGCCTGCCTCCAGAGACTGAAGTCATCGTCAAGGATGCCCAAGGCCTGTTCAGTCTGGAAACCTCTGTGGTCGTCCAAGGGGGGGCCCACAGCAATGTGTCCTGCTCCATCCAGAACCCCCTCCTGGGCCAGAAGAAAGAGTTCGTGGTCCAGATAGCAG ACGTATTTTTACCCGGAACCTCTCCCTGGAAGAGAGCTTTCCTCGGGACTCTGGTGGGACCGCTGCTCGTCTTGGCTCTCCTCCCGACGCTGGCGCTGTACTTCTTTCGGAGGCAACGGAGGTCCCGAG AAAAGCTGAAGAAGCAGGCGGAGAAGGACAAAG GGAAACTTCAAGTGGAGCTGG ACTGGAGAAGGGCTGAAGGCCAGGCTG AGTGGAGAGCAGCCCAACAACATGCAG TGGATGTGACCCTGGATCCTGGCTCCGCCCACCCCAGCCTGGAGGTCTCCGAGGATGGCAAGAGCGTGTCCTCCCACAGGATGGCGCCAGGCTCAGCGGCCGGTGACCCCCAGCGGTTCTCCGAGCAGATGTGCGTTCTAAGCCGGGAGCGCTTCTCCACGGGCCGCCACTACTGGGAGGTGCACGTGGGCCGCCGCAGCCGCTGGTTCCTAGGTGCGTGCCTGGCAGCGGTGCCGCGCGCAGGGCAGGCGCGCCTGAGCCCGGCGGGTGGCTACTGGGTGATGGGGCTGTGGAACGGCTGCGAGTACTTCGTGCTGGACCCGCACCGCATCGCGCTCACCATGCGCGTGCCACCCCGGTGCGTGGGCATCTTTCTGGACTGCGAGGCGGGAAAGCTGTCCTTCTTCAATGTATCCAATGGCTCCCACATCTTCACCTTCACGGACACCTTCTCTGGGGCACTCTGCGCGTATTtcaggcctagagcccatgacgGCAGCGAACACCCAGATCCACTTACCATCTGCCCATTGCCAGTTAGAGAGAAACGCGTCCCCGAAGAGGAGGACAGTGACACCTGGTTACAACCCTATGAGCCCTCGGACCCCGCCCTGGCCATGTGGTGA